The sequence below is a genomic window from Methanoculleus sp. 7T.
GAAGGTTGTCTTGCGTAAGAATGGGGGATTCTCCGACCATAAGGATTACCGTATGGAGGCGGATGGCGGAGCGGTCTTGCGGCGTAATGCATTCCCCGCGGCGAGGCGGTCGATCCGACGTTGAAGAAGAGTAGAGGGAGAGTTTTTGAGGCCGGTGCGGTTACCACGCCTCAGGGTATGCCATGTTTGTGTAGAGATCCTCAAGCCGTGCCTTGTGCCCCTTCTCCATGTTTGCAAGCTGCTCAAAGACCATCTTCTGTTCCATACTGGAACTTGCACCGGCAAGCCGGGTGTACATCTGTGCGGCATGCAGTTCTTTCTTGATGGCCAGGAGCAAGCCTTCGAGCGGCTTCATATCGACCGAGAGCTCGGGCTCTTCAATGGCATCGGTGACCTTGTAGTCGCTGACCGCCTTAAACTGCATCTTCTCTACCTTGCCGAGCAGCACGTTCTGGAGGTACTCGCGGTGGTGCTTCTCGTCCTCTGCGAGGTCGAGGAAGATGGTCTTCAGGCTTGGATCTTTGGCTCTATCAGACACCGACTTGTAGAAGGTGTACGATTCTACTTCGCTGTCGATTGCGTTTGCGATGATCTTCTGGAAATCTTCGGACTTCATGATGGGTATCTCCTTGTTCTGCGTTCTCCGGGTCTTTCGGGCCGGCTGCAGAATTTGTTCGTATTGTTCGTACTAATACGAACAATACATGTTCGGAGCCAGTAGATTTATGGTTTTCGTTTTGATGCCGCCGGGATACCTGATGCACGAGTTCCCCCCGCCGGGCTCCTTTGGAAGGGACTCGCCACAGGATCAGACTTTTTGGGTTTCCCGACCTACGATATACGCAAGAGCGGTACTCTACTTCATGCGAGGAGGATCGGATGACGCAGATTAGGAATACAGGTGCTCCCGGGCGGGTCGTTGAGGTTGTGCAGGACAGGCGCGGGAATCAGATCGAGATATTCGACCCTCCTTTCTACCGGAAGGAGTTTGAGGACGCATACCGGTTCATTATCGACGATTATCCGGTGGCGCCGAAGGAGATTGGGCTATTCCTGCCCTGCGCCGTGCGGAAACCCTATAGCCAGAGCCCGAGCCATAAACTCTTCCGGCGGATCATCGACGGCGTCCTCGACCCGGAGGACTACCATATCGTCATATTCGGCACCTGCGGGACCGTCCCCGCGGAGCTCGAAGGCATGTATCCCTACCGAAACTATCACTACATGCTCGGCAAGACCACGGACGGCCGGGTCCGGCGGGACTTCCACCGGATTGAGGTATACCGGCTGAAAGGCTACCTCGAGAAGACCCGTGATACCTACCGGCACCGGCTCGCCTACTGTATCGGGCCGTTTCGGAAAGCGATGGTGGAGGCGTCCGAGGAGACCGGGATCGCCGTCGACCTGCTGCCCTCCGACCCCATGATCGAACGGCTCTATGATATCGACTGCCCATTCCCGGAGGGCAGCCTCTCGATGCAGGGGTATATCGACGAGTTCCGGGAGGGCCTCGCGAGGTTGTCGCAGTTGCTCCCAGGGAAGAGGGGGATTGGACTCGGAACAGCGCACGATAGCAGGAACCCCTGATCCGCTCGTGTCCCCACAAAAAGGTGATTATTTCGGTTTATAGTAACCCCACTTCTCGAGGGCCTCTCTGAGTTCCGGGGCTCGTTTCGCCTTCTCATCGAGCGTCTCGCCCTCTTCCCACGCCTCTATCGCCTGCATGGTGGCCTCTGCGCCGGCCCGCGTGCCCTTCGGGTGGCCGTGGATGCCGCCGCTGACGAGGAGGACGAGTTCGCTGCCGTAGATATCGAGCACATCCGGCACAAGCCCGGGGTGGAGCCCGCCCGAAGAGACCGGGAAGGCACTCTTGATCCCGCCCCAGTCCTGGTCGAGGGCCATGTGGTTCACTGCGTTCGTATGCTTCTCCCGGACCATATCGGCAAGCAGGGTGGCCTCCGCTCTCGTGCCGACCAGTTTCCCGACGGCTGTCCCGGTGTGGATCTGCGAAACGCCGATGAGCCGCATGATCTTCGCGA
It includes:
- a CDS encoding ferritin family protein: MKSEDFQKIIANAIDSEVESYTFYKSVSDRAKDPSLKTIFLDLAEDEKHHREYLQNVLLGKVEKMQFKAVSDYKVTDAIEEPELSVDMKPLEGLLLAIKKELHAAQMYTRLAGASSSMEQKMVFEQLANMEKGHKARLEDLYTNMAYPEAW
- a CDS encoding DUF5591 domain-containing protein codes for the protein MTQIRNTGAPGRVVEVVQDRRGNQIEIFDPPFYRKEFEDAYRFIIDDYPVAPKEIGLFLPCAVRKPYSQSPSHKLFRRIIDGVLDPEDYHIVIFGTCGTVPAELEGMYPYRNYHYMLGKTTDGRVRRDFHRIEVYRLKGYLEKTRDTYRHRLAYCIGPFRKAMVEASEETGIAVDLLPSDPMIERLYDIDCPFPEGSLSMQGYIDEFREGLARLSQLLPGKRGIGLGTAHDSRNP